A single region of the Triticum dicoccoides isolate Atlit2015 ecotype Zavitan chromosome 2B, WEW_v2.0, whole genome shotgun sequence genome encodes:
- the LOC119362437 gene encoding peroxidase 2-like: protein MASTSSLSTVLLLCLAMTASAQLSPTFYQTTCPNALATIKAAVTAAVNKENRMGASLLRLHFHDCFVQGCDASVLLSGMEQNAIPNVMSLRGFEVIDSIKAQLETMCKQTVSCADILTVAARDSVVALGGPSWTVPLGRRDSTNANEAAANNELPPPFFDLVNLTQSFGDKGFTVTDMVALSGAHTIGQAQCQNFRDRLYNETNINSGFATSLKANCPQPTGSGDRNLANLDVSTPYSFDNAYYSNLKSQKGLLHSDQVLFTGTGGGTDNIVNNFASTPAAFSSAFASAMVKMGNLSPLSGSQGQVRLSCSKVN from the exons ATGGCCTCTACTTCGTCTCTATCAACCGTGTTGCTCTTGTGCCTGGCCATGACGGCGTCGGCGCAGCTGTCGCCGACGTTCTACCAAACGACGTGCCCGAACGCTCTGGCCACCATCAAGGCCGCCGTGACGGCCGCCGTGAACAAGGAGAACCGCATGGGCGCGTCACTGCTCCGGCTGCacttccacgactgcttcgtccAA GGTTGTGACGCGTCTGTTCTGCTATCTGGCATGGAACAAAACGCTATCCCGAACGTGATGTCGCTGCGAGGCTTCGAAGTCATCGACAGCATCAAGGCGCAGCTGGAGACCATGTGCAAGCAGaccgtctcctgcgccgacatcctcaccgtcgccgcccgagACTCCGTCGTCGCC CTGGGAGGGCCTTCGTGGACAGTTCCTCTGGGAAGGAGGGACTCCACCAACGCAAACGAAGCGGCGGCGAACAACGAGCTACCTCCCCCATTCTTCGACCTCGTTAACCTCACCCAGTCCTTCGGTGACAAGGGCTTCACCGTGACCGACATGGTCGCCCTCTCCGGCGCCCACACCATTGGGCAGGCGCAGTGCCAGAACTTCAGGGACAGACTCTACAACGAGACCAACATCAACTCCGGCTTCGCGACGTCGCTCAAAGCCAACTGCCCCCAGCCGACCGGCTCCGGCGACCGCAACCTGGCCAATCTGGACGTGTCGACCCCATACTCCTTTGACAACGCTTACTACAGCAACCTCAAGTCCCAGAAGGGGCTCCTGCACTCCGACCAGGTCCTATTCACGGGCACCGGCGGCGGCACCGACAACATCGTCAACAACTTCGCAAGCACCCCAGCGGCGTTCAGCAGCGCCTTCGCCTCGGCCATGGTGAAGATGGGGAACCTTAGCCCGTTGAGCGGCTCGCAGGGCCAGGTCAGGCTCAGCTGCTCCAAGGTGAATTAA